A genomic segment from Nicotiana tabacum cultivar K326 chromosome 9, ASM71507v2, whole genome shotgun sequence encodes:
- the LOC107801665 gene encoding protein DETOXIFICATION 29-like — protein sequence MEEANVLLLTSSNSDADDIQLPNRGVKDLIRDFSSESKKLWYLAAPAVFTLVCQYSINAITQIFAGHIGTIQLAAISVQNSVIAGFAFGIMFGMGSALETLCGQAYGAKQLEMLGIYMQRSWIIVGTTALVLMFPYMFATSLLKLIGQDPEISKWAGTFAVWMIPQLFANAINFPIRKFLQAQSKVMVMAAIAGVTVVGHTLFSWLLMLKMGWGLPGAALALNASSWFMVLANLAYIFSGTCGQAWSGFSCKAFQNLWGFVRLSFASAVMICLEMWYYMALILFAGYLKNAEIAVDAISICSNICAWTFMVSLGLNVAVSIRVSNELGAGHPRTAKISMIVASFTSLLFGILLALVLLVCRSKFPLLFTNSKEVQKVVHELTPLLAVTVFINSLQPTLSGVAIGAGWQAYVAYVNIACYYLFGLPIGLILGFLFNMGVNGIWFGMLGGTSLQTAVLIAMVLRTNWNKEASLAGDRIKQWGGDSVAKAIDAS from the exons ATGGAGGAAGCTAATGTGTTACTTCTGACATCAAGTAATTCTGATGCAGATGACATCCAATTACCTAACCGTGGAGTTAAAGATTTGATTCGTGATTTTTCGAGCGAGTCCAAGAAGCTGTGGTACCTTGCTGCTCCAGCAGTTTTTACTTTGGTTTGCCAGTATTCAATTAATGCCATTACTCAAATCTTTGCTGGCCATATCGGAACCATCCAACTCGCTGCCATCTCCGTTCAAAACTCTGTTATTGCCGGTTTTGCCTTTGGAATCATG TTCGGGATGGGAAGTGCATTAGAGACGCTTTGTGGGCAAGCATATGGAGCAAAACAGCTCGAAATGCTGGGGATTTACATGCAGAGATCGTGGATTATTGTAGGTACCACAGCCCTGGTGTTAATGTTTCCTTACATGTTCGCCACGTCTCTCCTAAAACTCATCGGTCAAGATCCTGAGATATCAAAATGGGCGGGGACATTCGCAGTGTGGATGATTCCGCAGCTTTTCGCCAATGCAATCAACTTCCCCATCAGGAAGTTTTTGCAAGCTCAGAGCAAGGTCATGGTGATGGCCGCTATAGCAGGGGTTACAGTAGTTGGGCATACTTTGTTTAGCTGGCTGTTGATGCTCAAGATGGGATGGGGACTGCCGGGTGCTGCGTTGGCGCTTAATGCATCCTCGTGGTTCATGGTGCTGGCCAATCTCGCGTATATATTTAGTGGGACATGTGGTCAAGCTTGGTCTGGTTTTTCTTGCAAGGCTTTTCAAAATCTATGGGGATTTGTCCGATTGTCTTTTGCATCTGCAGTCATGATCTG CTTAGAGATGTGGTATTACATGGCGCTGATTCTCTTTGCCGGGTACCTCAAGAATGCGGAAATAGCTGTCGATGCAATTTCTATATG CTCAAACATTTGTGCGTGGACGTTTATGGTGTCTCTTGGATTGAATGTGGCAGTAAG CATAAGGGTGTCAAATGAACTAGGGGCAGGACATCCAAGAACCGCGAAAATATCAATGATAGTAGCCTCGTTCACTTCTCTGCTGTTCGGTATACTCCTGGCACTGGTTCTGCTTGTTTGTCGAAGCAAGTTTCCCCTGTTATTTACAAACAGTAAGGAAGTCCAGAAGGTTGTACATGAGCTTACACCTTTGTTAGCAGTCACTGTGTTCATAAACAGTCTTCAACCTACTCTTTCTG GAGTGGCCATTGGAGCAGGATGGCAAGCTTATGTTGCATATGTGAACATAGCATGCTACTATTTATTTGGCCTCCCTATTGGTCTCATCCTCGgcttcctcttcaacatgggcGTCAAT GGCATTTGGTTTGGAATGCTGGGAGGTACCAGTCTTCAGACTGCTGTCCTAATCGCGATGGTCCTCAGAACAAACTGGAATAAGGAG GCTTCCCTTGCTGGAGACAGGATAAAACAATGGGGAGGAGATTCAGTGGCTAAAGCAATTGATGCAAGTTAA
- the LOC107801666 gene encoding F-box protein At1g70590, with protein sequence MKQRTWPSKSDGQPRFTAFPFANKQTRPPKTPSIFHFQVSLSSSSSSKSNQYHHDFSQLPYDVLLKIAANFTLPNLRAASLVCKSWRDALRPLREAMLFLRWGKRFKHGRGGVKSNLAKALDSFLKGAARGSTLAMVDAGLVYWEMGRREEGMSLYRKAAELGDPAAQCNLGISLLQANPPDPEEAVKWLYKASVAGHVRAQYQLALSLHKGHGLNSNLQEPAKWYLRAAEGGYVRAMYNTALCYSVGEGLMQSHKLARKWMKRAADRGHSKAQLEHGLSLFSEGEMMKAVVYLELASRAGQAAADPVKNVILQQMSNSSRDRVMLLANNWRVLPSSH encoded by the exons ATGAAACAGAGAACTTGGCCGTCCAAATCGGACGGTCAACCTCGTTTCACCGCTTTCCCTTTCGCCAACAAACAGACTCGTCCCCCGAAAACcccctccatttttcatttccaAGTCAGTCTAAGTTCATCATCATCGTCCAAGTCTAATCAGTACCATCACGATTTTTCTCAACTTCCATACGATGTTCTCTTGAAAATTGCGGCCAATTTTACGCTGCCGAATTTACGAGCAGCTTCACTAGTGTGCAAGTCTTGGCGTGATGCACTTCGACCCTTAAGAGAAGCTATGCTTTTTCTGAGATGGGGCAAGCGATTTAAGCATGGCCGTGGAGGGGTTAAATCCAATTTAGCTAAAGCGCTTGATTCTTTCCTTAAAGGCGCCGCGCGTGGATCCACGCTAGCTATGGTCGATGCTGGCTTGGTTTATTGGGAGATGGGGAGAAGAGAAGAAGGGATGTCTTTGTATAGAAAGGCTGCTGAACTTGGTGACCCTGCTGCTCAATGCAATTTGGggatttccctcttacaag CTAATCCTCCGGATCCTGAGGAAGCTGTTAAATGGCTGTATAAAGCCTCTGTTGCTGGCCATGTTCGAGCTCAATACCAACTAGCACTTTCTTTACATAAAGGTCATGGCCTGAATAGTAATCTCCAGGAACCG GCGAAGTGGTATTTGAGGGCAGCAGAAGGTGGATATGTCCGTGCTATGTATAACACTGCATTATGCTACTCGGTCGGAGAAGGTTTAATGCAGTCTCACAAACTAGCAAGGAAATGGATGAAGAGAGCCGCTGATCGAGGTCATAGCAAAGCCCAGCTTGAGCATGGGCTGAGTCTGTTTTCT GAAGGGGAAATGATGAAAGCTGTGGTGTACTTGGAACTTGCCAGCCGTGCTGGTCAGGCGGCAGCTGACCCCGTGAAGAACGTCATACTTCAACAGATGTCCAATTCTTCTCGTGATCGAGTTATGCTTCTTGCCAATAATTGGCGTGTTTTACCTTCATCCCACTGA